In Musa acuminata AAA Group cultivar baxijiao chromosome BXJ2-8, Cavendish_Baxijiao_AAA, whole genome shotgun sequence, one genomic interval encodes:
- the LOC135581758 gene encoding uncharacterized protein LOC135581758 isoform X1 produces the protein MEGTTKQSLRSVENLSLPSVQVVVMNANMGCSHCRQRVSKVVSKMNAGLLEYMVDLSKKEVTVRGFVDTRKSKSPQGLTATLQTNKKLHSLGLFRLKCSDAF, from the exons ATGGAGGGAACAACGAAACAATCCTTGAGGTCCGTGGAGAATCTTAGCCTCCCCTCG GTTCAAGTGGTTGTCATGAATGCCAACATGGGTTGCAGCCACTGCAGGCAGAGGGTCTCCAAGGTTGTGTCCAAGATGAATG CAGGACTGCTGGAGTACATGGTGGACTTGAGCAAGAAAGAGGTGACAGTGAGGGGGTTTGTGGACACCAGAAAGAGCAAATCACCTCAAGGACTCACTGCTACTCTCCAAACCAACAAAAAACTCCACTCATTGGGTCTCTTTAGACTGAAATGCTCTGATGCTTTCTAG
- the LOC135581758 gene encoding uncharacterized protein LOC135581758 isoform X2, which produces MEGTTKQSLRSVENLSLPSVQVVVMNANMGCSHCRQRVSKVVSKMNGLLEYMVDLSKKEVTVRGFVDTRKSKSPQGLTATLQTNKKLHSLGLFRLKCSDAF; this is translated from the exons ATGGAGGGAACAACGAAACAATCCTTGAGGTCCGTGGAGAATCTTAGCCTCCCCTCG GTTCAAGTGGTTGTCATGAATGCCAACATGGGTTGCAGCCACTGCAGGCAGAGGGTCTCCAAGGTTGTGTCCAAGATGAATG GACTGCTGGAGTACATGGTGGACTTGAGCAAGAAAGAGGTGACAGTGAGGGGGTTTGTGGACACCAGAAAGAGCAAATCACCTCAAGGACTCACTGCTACTCTCCAAACCAACAAAAAACTCCACTCATTGGGTCTCTTTAGACTGAAATGCTCTGATGCTTTCTAG